One genomic window of Anabaena sphaerica FACHB-251 includes the following:
- a CDS encoding DUF1816 domain-containing protein — MNLFPSQESGVAWWVEINTAVPHCTYYFGPFDSEKEAQLYRTGYVEDLYSEEARGIVALVKQCQPDVLTIFHEEAKVKIFSF, encoded by the coding sequence ATGAATTTATTTCCATCTCAAGAGTCAGGGGTAGCTTGGTGGGTAGAAATTAACACTGCTGTTCCGCACTGTACTTATTATTTTGGTCCTTTTGATAGTGAAAAAGAGGCACAACTTTATAGAACTGGCTATGTTGAAGACTTGTATTCCGAAGAAGCTAGAGGTATTGTTGCGCTGGTCAAGCAATGTCAGCCTGATGTCCTCACGATTTTTCACGAAGAAGCAAAAGTCAAAATATTTAGTTTTTGA
- a CDS encoding response regulator, producing the protein MQAILERNKSLVLIVDDEAFNRQELRLALEQEGYQVAEAKNGAEAINVFRQTRPDLVIMDALMPQMDGFECCHKLLSVDSNKYTPVFMITVLEDKQSIDYAFQVGAEDYLIKPIHWPILRQRVKRSIEQSQLQQKLLIDNQQLQQLVNVDALTQVANRRRFDEYLSLEWQCQIRDQQPISFILCDVDFFKSYNDTYGHILGDRCLYDIAQAIKNVVQRPGDLVARYGGDEFAVILPHTNREGATYLAEKICFAVRSLAIPHENSQVNSYVTLSVGLSTLIPEPDSSCEEIIAAADLVMYQAKLAGRDRFLQ; encoded by the coding sequence ATGCAAGCTATTCTTGAAAGAAACAAATCTTTAGTTCTCATTGTTGATGATGAAGCATTTAACCGTCAAGAATTGCGACTTGCACTAGAGCAGGAAGGGTATCAAGTAGCAGAAGCCAAAAATGGCGCAGAAGCAATAAATGTTTTTCGTCAAACGCGCCCTGATCTTGTAATTATGGATGCCCTAATGCCACAGATGGATGGGTTTGAGTGCTGCCATAAGTTATTGTCTGTTGACTCTAACAAGTACACTCCAGTTTTTATGATTACAGTTCTTGAGGATAAGCAATCAATTGACTATGCCTTTCAAGTAGGTGCGGAAGACTATTTGATCAAACCCATTCATTGGCCAATTTTAAGACAACGGGTAAAACGGTCGATTGAGCAATCTCAGCTACAGCAAAAACTCCTTATTGATAATCAACAATTGCAACAATTAGTTAATGTTGATGCCTTAACTCAAGTGGCTAATCGCCGACGTTTTGATGAGTATCTATCCCTTGAATGGCAGTGCCAAATACGAGATCAACAGCCTATTTCTTTCATTCTCTGTGATGTTGATTTTTTTAAGTCCTACAACGATACTTATGGTCATATTTTAGGCGATCGCTGTCTTTATGATATTGCTCAAGCCATCAAAAATGTTGTTCAGCGTCCAGGGGATTTAGTGGCCCGTTATGGTGGGGATGAATTTGCTGTGATTTTGCCTCATACCAACCGAGAAGGAGCTACTTACCTGGCTGAGAAAATTTGCTTTGCTGTTCGGTCTTTGGCTATTCCCCATGAAAATTCACAAGTTAATTCTTATGTTACCCTGAGTGTTGGGTTATCTACATTAATTCCTGAACCTGATTCTAGTTGTGAAGAAATCATTGCGGCGGCAGATTTAGTTATGTATCAAGCAAAGTTAGCCGGACGCGATCGCTTTCTACAGTGA
- a CDS encoding CsbD family protein: MSLEERAKATAKNVEGKAQEALGNITGDPQDKTEGKAKQAESEVRHAVEDVKDNVKKKLD; the protein is encoded by the coding sequence ATGAGCTTAGAAGAACGGGCCAAAGCCACAGCTAAAAATGTTGAAGGCAAAGCACAAGAAGCTTTAGGCAATATTACTGGCGATCCTCAAGATAAAACCGAAGGTAAAGCAAAGCAAGCAGAAAGTGAAGTACGTCACGCTGTTGAAGATGTAAAAGATAATGTGAAAAAAAAGCTTGACTAA
- a CDS encoding NACHT C-terminal helical domain 2-containing protein — protein sequence MKQKIDALVAKDPYLQEFLTWASQKSSSITTQPKDAAVRAFYLALSRNPRIAPHFSLATSLDQGMFLDAALDNLLVESAIAESQDFAHFHVCADALSNILGIVLDLGLYKSLQQLSQELPNYSQNQERFRLWFETSYSTWAEQLRMTVTNYRNINHQWQFSPEQEQMLQRYYDANQLLLDCLHSNCEVTPAIRQEIEATLLLPQKELEDREWQ from the coding sequence ATGAAGCAAAAAATTGATGCTCTGGTTGCCAAAGATCCTTATTTACAAGAGTTTTTGACCTGGGCTAGCCAAAAATCTAGCTCTATTACCACCCAACCAAAAGATGCAGCCGTTCGGGCATTTTACCTGGCTTTAAGTCGGAATCCGCGCATAGCTCCTCACTTTTCTTTAGCCACTAGTCTTGACCAGGGGATGTTTCTCGATGCGGCTTTAGATAATCTGCTGGTGGAGTCTGCAATTGCTGAGAGCCAAGACTTTGCCCACTTTCACGTTTGTGCAGATGCTCTCTCGAATATTCTGGGGATTGTTCTGGATCTTGGACTCTATAAATCCTTGCAACAACTCTCACAAGAATTGCCCAATTATAGTCAAAATCAAGAACGGTTTCGGTTATGGTTTGAAACAAGCTATTCTACCTGGGCTGAACAGTTGAGGATGACGGTGACGAACTACCGCAATATTAATCATCAGTGGCAGTTTAGTCCTGAACAAGAGCAAATGCTACAACGCTACTATGATGCCAATCAATTATTACTTGATTGTCTGCATAGCAATTGTGAAGTAACGCCTGCTATCAGGCAGGAAATTGAAGCTACCTTATTGTTGCCTCAAAAGGAACTGGAAGACAGAGAATGGCAATAA
- a CDS encoding response regulator — MNLSVASPAKVGILKDLQILVVDNDVDSGVLYSIFLTNFGATVKTSSSIKEALEILHWFVPHIIICEIRFLGESVYKLFNKLSVMEGDNRNYIPVIVTSTASTGIISEIPAIELERYLLKPVDLDKLILMITKLFWTGEHNLSDCGLKQKCSHQI, encoded by the coding sequence ATGAATTTAAGCGTTGCCTCTCCTGCCAAAGTTGGGATACTCAAAGATTTACAAATACTCGTTGTAGACAACGATGTTGATAGTGGAGTGCTATATAGCATTTTTTTAACGAATTTTGGTGCAACTGTAAAGACATCTAGCTCTATCAAGGAAGCTTTAGAAATCCTGCATTGGTTTGTTCCCCACATCATCATTTGTGAAATTAGGTTCTTAGGTGAAAGTGTTTACAAATTGTTCAATAAATTAAGTGTTATGGAAGGAGACAATAGGAATTATATTCCAGTTATTGTCACTTCAACCGCCAGCACAGGTATCATTAGTGAGATTCCAGCGATAGAGCTTGAAAGATATTTACTTAAACCAGTTGACCTTGACAAATTGATTTTAATGATTACTAAGTTATTCTGGACTGGCGAACATAATTTATCAGATTGCGGACTCAAACAGAAATGTAGTCATCAGATATAA
- a CDS encoding NACHT domain-containing protein has protein sequence MVKRSLQASSIGIQQAKKAFARKGWTQENLAFEVNLKTRQPIWRFFSGKPVERHTFMEICSVLELDWQEITVEPPAEFIDREEFTQPSVPDIDKLVQQVRSQRFDKIQDQCGILQLLDISRPVAINDIYIDLNILEEIASQQYLDITELQNLDPKEFDRFGLGESNQRQISGMQAVETYSKLRVLGKPGVGKTTFLQHLAIQCNQGAFAANQVPIFITLRNFAEESKVTNEFSLLNYIRQEFLTSGISDPSVIETLLREGRVLLLLDGMDEVLNQQSISVLSEIRRFSEKYHKNHLVATTLARNLLVDS, from the coding sequence ATGGTTAAGCGATCGCTCCAGGCATCATCCATTGGGATTCAACAGGCTAAAAAAGCGTTTGCCCGCAAGGGTTGGACTCAAGAAAATCTAGCTTTTGAAGTCAACTTAAAAACTCGACAACCCATTTGGCGATTTTTTAGTGGAAAACCTGTTGAACGTCATACCTTTATGGAAATTTGTTCTGTATTGGAACTAGATTGGCAAGAGATTACTGTTGAACCCCCAGCAGAATTTATTGACCGAGAAGAATTTACCCAGCCCTCTGTCCCGGATATTGATAAATTAGTGCAACAAGTGCGATCGCAACGTTTTGACAAAATTCAAGACCAGTGCGGCATCTTGCAATTATTGGACATCAGTCGTCCTGTTGCCATCAATGACATATATATAGATCTGAATATTTTGGAGGAAATTGCCAGTCAACAGTATTTAGACATCACTGAACTGCAAAACCTTGATCCAAAGGAATTTGACCGTTTTGGCTTAGGTGAGAGTAACCAGAGACAGATATCTGGTATGCAGGCAGTTGAAACATACTCCAAGCTCAGAGTATTAGGAAAACCAGGAGTAGGTAAAACCACCTTTTTGCAACATCTCGCTATTCAGTGTAACCAAGGTGCATTTGCAGCGAATCAAGTGCCAATCTTCATCACACTGAGAAATTTTGCTGAAGAATCTAAAGTCACCAACGAATTCAGCCTATTAAATTATATCCGTCAGGAGTTTCTCACATCTGGAATTTCCGATCCCTCCGTTATAGAAACATTGCTGAGGGAAGGTAGAGTCTTACTCCTGCTTGATGGCATGGATGAAGTTCTTAACCAACAAAGCATTAGTGTCTTAAGCGAAATTCGCAGATTTTCAGAAAAATATCACAAAAATCATTTGGTAGCCACCACACTGGCGCGAAATCTTCTTGTTGACAGTTAG